From the Deinococcus sonorensis KR-87 genome, the window GCGACTGCCCGGCTGAAGCGGCGTGGTATGCGCGCTGAAGTGCTGCTCCAGCGTCTCGCGCAGGTCCAGCAGCAGCGGGTCGCGGCGCACCCGCGGCCGGACCGCGGGCACCGGGGCGGCCTGGGCAATCCGGCCCCCCTCCAGCACCACCACCCGGTCGGAGAGCAGCAGCGCCTCGTCAATGTCGTGCGTCACCAGCACCGCCGTGAAGTTCAGCTCCTGCCACAGTCGCTCCAGCAGGCGGTGCATGCCGGCGCGGGTCAGGGCGTCCAGTGCGCCGAACGGCTCGTCAAGCAGCAGCAGGTCCGGGCGGTGGGCCAGGGCGCGGGCCAGCGCCACCCGCTGCCGCTGCCCGCCGGACAGCTGGGCCGGGTAATCTCGCTCGCGGTCACCCAGCCCCACCTCGGCCAGCACCTCCCGGGCATGGTCGTGGGCGTTCCGGCCCAGCCCCAGCGTCACGTTGTCCAGCACATTCAGCCAGGGGAGCAGCCGGTCTTCCTGGAACATCACCCGCACCCGCGACGGCGCCGGCAGCTGAACCTCGCCGCCCGCCGGCGCCTGCAGTCCGGCCAGCACGCGCAGCAGGGTGGTCTTGCCGCCGCCGCTGGCCCCGATCAGGCTCACCAGTTCGCCCGGCGCGGCGCTGAAGTTCAGGTTGTCCAGCACGGTGCGGGCGCCGAACCGGACGCTCAGGTGACGGACGTCGATCGGAACGCTCATGCCTGCCCTCCGGTGCGCCACGGCAGCCAGCGGTGTTCCAGGACCCGCACCAGACTGTCGGCCGCCTTGCCGATCAGCGCGTAGATCACGATGGCCAGCACGATGATGTCGGTCCGGAAGAACTCGCGGGCATCCATCGCCAGGAACCCGATGCCCTGGCTCGCCCCGAACGACTCGCTCACCACCAGGGCCAGCCAGCTGATGCCCAGGGCGTAGCGCAGCCCCACCAGCACGCTCGGCAGGGCGCCGGGCAGCACGATGCGCCGGAACTGCTCGGCGGGCTTCACGCCGTACACGCGGCCCATCTCCAGCAGGCGCGGGTCGATACCGCGCACGCCGTGCAGCGTGTTGATGTACACCGGGAAGAAGGTGGCCAGCGCGATCAGGAAGATCTTGCCCGCCTCCCCGATGCCGAACCACACGATGACCAGCGGAATCAGCGCCAGGCTCGGCACGGTGCGGATCATCTGGATGCTGGAGTCGGTGAGCAGGTACGGCAGCCGCAGCGTGCCGTTCACGATGCCCACCGAGAACCCCAGCCCCGCCCCGATGGCCACGCCCACCGCCGCCCGCTTCAGGCTGGCCAGGAAATGCCCTTCCAGCTGCCCGTTCTGGATCAGGGTCCAGAAGGCCGTGAGCACCGCCCCGGGCGCGGGCAGCACCCGGGCGTTCAGCCAGCCGAGGCTGCTGGCCAGCTGCCACACGGCCAGCAGCAGCACCGGAATCAGCCAGCGCACCAGCCCGTCCGACCAGCCGGTGCGGAGGCGGGGCACGAGCGGACGCGCCCGGCGGGTCTGGACCACCTCACTCGAAACCGTCACTTGTTGCCTCCCGATACCTTCAGGGCGTCCAGACCCTGGAACTTCGGCAGGCTGGCGTAGGTGTTCGTGCCGAGCTTCGGCGCACTGGGCAGCACCCCGATGTCGGCGAAGGCGTTGCCGAGCTGCTGGAGCGGGCGGTTGTCCAGCGCCGTGAAGCTGCGGATGTTGAACGGCAGGCTCTTCTTCACCGTCACGCTCAGCACCGACTTCGGAATGCCCAGGTCGGCGCTCAGCTGGTCCACCACCGCCGCCTCGTTGTGGTTGGCCCACCCGGCGGTGTCGTACAGCGCGTTGAGCAGATACTGCAGCGCCCGCTTCTTTTCCGGGTCCTTCAGCACCCGGCTGTTGGTCAGGTAGTAGCCGTTGCTGAGGGGCAGGCCCGTATGGTCCCGCAGCACCCGCGCCTGGGTGCCCTGCAGGGCGACGGTCAGGTACGGGTCCCAGATGGCCCACGCGTCGATGTTGCCGCCCTCGAAGGCGGGGCGGGCGTCGGGAGGCAGCAGCGGCACCACCTGCACGTCGCTCAGCTTCAGGCCGGCAGCTTTCAGGGCGTTGTACAGGAAGTAGTGGGCGCTGGAGCCGCGCGCCACCCCGATCCGCTTGCCCTTCAGGTCGGCCACCGTCTTGATGCTGGACCCGGGCGGGACCAGAATCGCCTCGCCCTTGTCGCTGTGCGACTGGGTCACGGCCACATACTTCAGGTCGGCGCCGCCCGCCAGCGCGAACACCCCCGGCGCGTCGCCCACGCCACCAAAATCCACGGCCCCGGCACTGGTGGCCTCCAGCAGCGGCGGGCCGGCGGTGAAGAGGCTCCAGGTGAAGGTGATGCCCTGGGCCTTGGCCGCGTCCAGGATGCCGCGGGCCTTGAGCAGGGCCGGCAGCCCGCCCTTCTGGTAGCCGATGTTGAAGTTGACGGCGGACGCGCTGGTCAGGGTGAGCAGCGAGGCGGTGAGCAGGGTGGACACGAGGGGTCTGGGCATGGCAGGACTCCGTTTCTGGGGTAGGGGTGACCGGCTGGACGCGCGGCAGCGCTCCAGAGGTGTGGGTTGAGAGAGGGCGGCGCGGCCACCCCCTCAGGCACTTCAGATCGAGGTGAAGCGGCCCAGCCGCTGGCCTTCCAGGGCGGCGGCCTGCTGCTCGTGCGCCTGGCGCGGCTGCAGCAGCGGGCTGTGCTTGCCCAGCACCGGGAACAGCAGTTCGGCGGTGCGGTACGCCTCCTCCAGGTGCGGGTAGCCGCTCAGCACGAAGGTGTCCACCCCCAGCGCCTGGTACTCGCGCAGGGCGGCGGCCACGTTCTCCGGGTTGCCCACAAAGGCGGTTCCGGCGCCGCCGCGCAGCAGGCCCACGCCCGCCCACAGGTTGCGGCCGATCCGCAGGCTGTCGCGCGAGCCGCCGTGCAGGGCGGCCATTCGCCGCTGCCCCACCGAATCCGAGGCGGCGAAGGCTTTCTGGGCCGCCTCGATGGCCTCGGGGCTCACGCCCTCCAGCAGGCGCTCGGCGTCGGCCCAGGCTTCCTCCTCCGTTTCGCGGACGATGATGTGCGCCCGCAGCCCGAAGCGCACCTTGCGGCCCCGCCGGGCGGCGGCCGCCCGCACCTCGCCCAGTTTCTCGGCCACCTGGGCGGGGCGCTCGCCCCAGGTCAGGTACACGTCCACGTGCTCTCCGGCCACGTCGAGTGCCTCGGGGCTGCTGCCGCCGAAGTAGATGGGCGGGTAGGGCCGCTGGACGCTCGGCACCAGCGACTTGCCACTGACGACCTGCAGGTGCTGGCCGTCCAGGTTCACTTCCTCACCACTGAACGCCTGCCGGAAGGCGGTGAGCCACTCGTTCGTCAGGGCGTAGCGGTCCTTGTGGTCGAGCGCCAGCCCCTCGAAGTCGCGCTGGCCCGAGCCGGTCACGATGTTCAGGTTGATGCGCCCGTTCGAGATGCGGTCCAGGCTGCTGGTCTGCCGCGCCGCCTGAATCGGCGAGATCAGGCCGGGGCGCAACGCCACCAGGAAGCGCAGCTGACGGGTGATGCTGCTGAGCGCCGAGGCGAGCACCAGCGTGTCCTCGTTGACGCCGCCGGTGGGCAGCAGCACGCCGTCGAACCCCAGCGTGTCGGCGGCCTGCGCCACGCCCGACAGGTAGCTGAAGCTGGCGGGGCGCGAGGGCCGGCCCAGCCGGGCACCGTCACCGCTGGACGGGATGAACCAGTAGATCTGCGGGGTCTGGGCAATCAGGTCGAGTTCACTCATGGCAACACACCTTTCATGACGCGGCGGTGGGCCGGGTCAGGCGAGAGGACCGGAAGTCGGGGCCAGGGTCAGCGGCGCAGAGGACATCGCCGGACAGGCAGCAACACGGGCATGGCGCTCCTTCCTTCGGTTGAATTGTTCAGCGGCTCCGCGTGGGGCGGCCGGATCGGGGAGCTACGAACAACAACACGTCGCGCCAGACATTCGGTCCGGACAGCGGCAGGTCAGGTTGGGTTCGGTCATGGCATCCCCTTCTGGACAGACGAGCAACACCGCGCCTGACGGCGTTCGGTGCACGAAATTCATCTGACAGCCCGGTGAACTGAGCTGCCCGGAGCTTACATAAGATTACAATTTGTGTCAACTATTGGTGTGGCTGATGGGTCCCAGCGACATGGGATGGCATGGACGTGGCCGTCAAGCGGTCCGGCCCCACGTCAGCCGGCCTCCCGCCATCCGGGGCAGGTTCATGCCTACGTCACTTGGCGTACATCAGACCGCAGGAATCCGCTTATGCTGAGTACCAACCATGACCGACGACCTGGCAGTGCGGGTGAGCGGGCTCACCAAGACCTACCGGATTCACGAGAAGGAGCCGGGGCTGCTGGGCAGCCTGCGCAGCTTCACGCACCGGAAGTTCCGTGACGTGAACGCCGTGCAGGACATCAGCTTCAGCCTGCGGCCCGGCGAGATGGTCGGCTTCCTGGGGCCCAACGGTGCGGGCAAGACCACCACCCTGAAGATGCTCTCCGGGCTGCTGCATCCGTCCGGCGGTCAGGTGCTGGTGGACGGCTTTGAGCCGCGCCGCCGCCAGACCGCGTTTCTCAAGGGCATCACGCTGGTGATGGGGCAGAAGCAGCAGCTGGTCTGGGACCTGCCGGCCTACGACAGCTTCCTGGTCAATCAGGCGATCTACGAGATTCCGGAAGCGCAGTTTCAGGCCACCATGCGCGAGTACGCCGAAGTGCTGGACCTCGAGCCGATCCTGCGCAAGCAGGTCCGCAAGCTCAGCCTGGGCGAGCGCATGAAGTGCGAGCTGGCCGCCGCCCTGCTGCACCGCCCGCGCGTGCTGTTCCTGGACGAGCCGACCATCGGGCTGGACGTGAACATGCAGGTGGCGGTGCGCGACTTCGTTCGGCTGTACAACGAGCGGTATCAGGCGACCGTGATGCTCACCAGCCACTACATGGCCGACGTGACAGCGCTGGCCAGCCGCATCCTGGTCATCGACGCCGGGCGGCTGGTCTTCGACGGCGACCTGAACGCGCTGATCGAGCGCGGCAGCCCCGACAAGACGGTGCGCCTGCAGCTGTCGCGGCCCGCCACCGAAGCCCAGCTGGCGCGGTACGGTCGGGTGCTGCGGCTGGACGGGCTGGACGCCGACCTGCAGATTCCGCGCGCCCACGTGAGCGCCCGCGCCGCCGCCCTGCTGCGCGAACTGGAGGTGGCCGACCTGACGGTGGAGGACCCGCCCATCGAGCAGGTGATCGGGCAGCTGTTCGGGCACGGCCGGACGGAGGTGGTGCATGGCCCGTAGCCGCCTCGTAACACCGGTCTCGCTGGTCAAGGCGCGCGTGCTGCTCGCTAACGGCTTTGCCAGCATGACCGCCTACCGGGCCGAGATCATCATCTGGATGCTGTCCGGCACCCTGGCGCTGGTGATGATGCTGATCTGGATGGCCCAGGCCTCCCGGGCAGCCGGCGGTGAGATCGGCGGGTACAACGGCCAGGATTTTGCCAGCTACTTCCTGAGCGTGTGGGTGACCGGGCAGCTGCTGGTGGCCTGGGTCGCCTGGGAGCTGGACTTCCAGATCCGCCAGGGCACGCTGTCGCCGCAGCTGCTGCGCCCGCTGGACCCGCTGTGGGTGCACTACTTCCATCATCTGGCCGAGCGAATCGTGCGGCTGCCGTTCATGGTGTTGCTGGTGGCGCTGTTCGCGTGGCTGACCGGCGCCCATTTCAGCAGCAACCCGCTGGACTACCTGATCTTTCTGGTGCTCGCGATGGTCGGCTTCACCATGCGCTTCCTCTGGGAGTACTGCACCGGCCTGCTCGCGTTCTGGATGGAATCGTCCACGGCGCTCAGCGAGCTGAACTGGCTGCTGTATGCCGCCCTGGGCGGATTCTTCGCGCCGCTGAGCTTCTACCCGCCGCTGGTGCAGGACATCGCCCGCTGGACCCCCTTCCCGTACATGGTGGGGCTGCCGGCTCAGCTGCTGGCCGGCAAGGCCACGCTGGCCCAGGCCAGCTGGGGTCTGCTGGTGCTGGCCGGCTGGACGGTCGCCTTCTGGCTGCTGCGCGCGTGGATGTGGCGCTCCGGGCTGCGGCGCTACGGGGCGGTGGGCGCGTGAGGCGCTACCTGCGGGTCACGCGGGTGTTTCTGGCCGCGACCCTGTCGGCGGGCCTGGAATACCGCATCAACTTCGTGGCAGCGCTGCTCAGCTCGCTGGGTAACTCGGCCGTGGCGCTGCTGGGCCTGAGCCTGTTCTACTCACGCTCCGGCGGCGGCACGCTCGGCGGCTGGAGTTACCCGCAGGCGCTGCTGGTGGTGGGCTTCTTCATGCTGGCGCAGGGCTTTATCAGCGTGGTGCTGCAGCCGAACCTCAACAAGATCGCGGAGGCGATCCGCACCGGCACCATGGACTTCACGCTGCTCAAGCCCATCGACGCGCAGTGGAGCGTCTCGACCCGCAACCTGAACCTGCTGCGGCTGGGCGACGTGCTGGTGGGGGTGGCCATCCTGATCTGGGCGCTGCTCCAGCTGGACGGGGTGCGGCTGGGCGGCGTGCTGCTCTCCGCGCTGCTGTTCTTCTGCGCGCTGATGTCGGTGTACAGCGTGTGGTTTATGCTCTCCACCACGGCGTTCTGGCTGGTCAAGACCGAGAACATCACCGAACTGTTCAACGGCGTGTTCGGGGCGGCCCGCTTTCCGGTGGCCGCCTTTCCGGCCCCGGTGCAGCTGGCGCTGACCTTCGTGATTCCGGTGGCCTTCGTGACCACCGTTCCGGCCCAGGCCGTGACCGGCAGCCTGTCGCCCACTCTGGGCCTGCTGGCCCCGCTGATCGCCCTGCTGCTGTTCCTGGGCAGCCGGCTGTTCTGGCGGCACGCGCTCGCCAGCTACACCTCGGCCAGCAGCTGAGGGCCGGGGGAAGGTTGAATACGCTCTGTCTGATCGCCTGCGGTCAGCCGGGTCAGTAAGCGCAGCGTCACGCGGGGCCGGTAAGCCGACGCTCAAGCCGTTCAGCTGGCCGGCCTCGTGGCACGCGCTGTTCATCGTGATCGCCGCACCCCGTCCCCTTACGCTGGCCGCGCGTGTGCTTCCTACAGCACCAGGACGCCGGTGTGTTTGACCTTGCCCTCCGGCTCCACGTGGATGGTCACCACCGCGCCCTCCACGTCGTGCTGGAGCTGGTCCTCGATGCGGTCACAGATCACGTGCGCCTGCTCCACCTCCATGTGGCCCGGCACCACCAGATGGAATTCAATGAAGGTGACGTTACCCGCCAGCCGGGTCCGCAGGTCATGCGCCTCGATGGCCCCTTCCGCGTGCGTGCTGATGGTCTCGCGGATGCGGGCCACCACCTCGCTGGGGGCGGCCTCGTCCATCAGGCCGTTCACGCTGTCGCGCATCAGGCCCCAGCCGGACCACAGGATGTTCAGCGACACCAGCACCGCGATCACCGGGTCCAGCACCGTCCAGCCGGTCACGGCCACCAGCGCCACGCCCAGCAGCACGCCGCCGGACGTGAACACGTCGGTGTACAGGTGCTTGCCGTCGGCCAGCAGGGCGGGGGAGCGGTGGGTGCGGCCCGCCCGGGTCAGCACCGCGGCCCACACCAGGTTGATGACCGACGCCCCACCGTTGATCAGCAGGCCCAGCACCGGCGCCTGAAGTTCGGCCGGGTGTCGGAAGTTGCTGTAGGCCTCCCGCAGGATGGACAGGGCCGCCAGCAGAATCAGCACCCCCTCCACCACCGCGCTGAAGTACTCGGCCTTGGTGTGCCCGTACGGATGATTGGCGTCGGCGGGCTTGGCGCTGACCTGCAGGGCGATGTAGGCGGCCACCGCCGCCGCCACGTTGATGATGCTCTCCAGCGCGTCGGAGTACAGCGCCACGCTGCCAGTGAGCAGGTACGCCAGAAATTTCAGTCCCAGGACCAGCAGGCCGAAGACGATGCTCCAGAGCGCCAGTCGAACGGTACGGTTCACAGCTTCACCTCAGGGCTGGGAGGGGCGAACGTCCAGCGCAGCCCACAGGCTAGCATCCGGGCCCGCAGAAGCTATACCTCGACGGGCGGCGGCGTGCTGGGCCGGGCGCTCAGGGTCACGCCCGCCGAAGCGGCCATCACGCAGACGATCGCCACCCACTGCAGGCCCCTCAGCTGCTCTCCCAGGAACACCAGCCCGATGACCGCCGCCAGCGCCGGCTCCAGACTCATCAGCACCCCGAACACCCGGGCCGGCAGCACCCGCAGAGCGCCCATCTCCAGCGAGTAGGGCAGGGCGCTGCTCAGCACCGCCACCCCCACGGCAGTCGCCAGCACGCCCAGGCTCAGGTGGCTCCACGCGCCGCTGGCGGACCCGCTGACCAGCCCGAACGGCAGGGTGACGAGGGCGGCGAGGCCCATGCCCACCGCCACGCCCTGCGGCCCCGGGAAGCGCTGGGCCACCCGCTGCCCGGCCAGGATGTAGCCGGCCCAGCACACCCCGGCAAACAGCGCCAGCAGCACGCCCAGCAGGTCCAGGCCCGAGGTGTGCCCCGGCCACGGCACGATCAAGAGCAGCCCGGCGGCGGCCAGGGCCACCCAGGCAAAGTCCTGGGCCCGGCGCGACGACAGGACCGCCACCCCCAACGGCCCCACGAACTCCAGCGTCACGGTCAGGCCCAGCGGAATGCGCTGCAGCGCCAGGTAATAGCTGAGGTTCATCAGGCCCAGGGCCACGCCGTACGGCAACAGGGCCCGCCAGTGGGTGCGGTGCAGGTGCTGCAGCCGGGGCCGCCACACCACGCCCAGGATCAGCGCCGCGAACAGCACCCGCAGGCTGGTGACGGCCATCGGTCCCAGCAGCGGAAACAGCGTCTTGGCGAGCGCCGCGCCGCCCTGGATGCTGACGGCGGCCAGCAGCAGCGACGGCACCGGCGGCAGGGTCAGGGAGCGGGGAGAGCGGCTGGAGGTGGTGGGCAGGCCGGGCACGCCCACCACTGTAGCGGCTGCAACAGCAATCCGGCCCTGAGCGTGAACTCAGGGCCGGACGGTGACTGCTCAGTCAACGTGGCTTACGCCCACTTGATCAGGCCCAGCTCGAACTCGTTGCCCAGGCCCTCCTTGGTCGGCATCATCCGCACGCCGATGCTGTACAGACCGCTGTCCTCCAGCGGAATGCTCGCCTCATAGCGGCCCTGGCCCCGGCTCTCCAGCGGCACCCGGCTGAGCGTTTCGCCGCGCTTCAGGACCGCCTCCACCCGCAGCTCACCGTCGGCGATACCGGCCGGGTTCACCTGGGCCGCCACCGTCACCTGCTCACCCGGCTGCACGCTGGCCGGCAGCTGGGCGCTGGCCTGCAGGCTGGTGTGCGGCCACTGCTGGCGGATCCAGGCCTTCCAGCCGCCCAGGTTGCGGGCCAGCTGGGCGCCGTCCGCCTCCACCTCGTCGTGGCGGGTGTTCAGGGTCAGGTAGTAGTTACGGGTGTAGTCAATGACCTGCCGCTGCATGCTGAATTCCGGGTTCACCGTGATGATCGCCTGCCGCACCGTGTCCAGCCAGCCATGGTTCTGCCCCTGGGCGTCGCGGCGGTAGTACAGCGGCACGATCTGCTCCTCCAGCGTGCGGTACAGGCTGAAGCTGTCGGCGTCGTCCTGCACGTTCAGGTCGGCGTACTCGCGCTCGTCCCCGATCGGCCAGCCGTTCTTGCCGTCGTAGCCTTCGCGCCACCAGCCGTCCAGCACGCTGAAGTTCGGCGCGCCGTTGAAGCTGGCCTTCATGCCGCTGGTGCCGGAGGCTTCCAGCGGGCGGCGCGGGTTGTTCATCCACACGTCCACGCCCTGCACGAGGTGACGGGCCACGTTCATGTCGTAGTTCTCCAGGATCACGATCTTGCCCTGGAACTCCGGCTCCTGCGACACCCGGTAGATCTCCTGGATGAAGGCCTTGCCGGGGTTGTCGGCCGGGTGCGCCTTGCCGGCGAACACGAACTGCACCGGGCGCTCCGGATTATTCACGATCCGCGACAGGCGGGCCTTGTCGCGGAACAGCAGGGTGGCGCGCTTGTAGGTGGCGAAGCGGCGGGCAAACCCGATGGTCAGGGCGTCCGGGCTCAGCACCTGCTCGGCGGCGGCCACGTCCGAGGCGCTGGCCCCGTTGCGTTCCAGCTGCTCCTTGAGCCGCGAGCGCACGAAGCTGATCATCTCGGTCTTGAGGGTGTGCTGGGTGCGGGCCAGTTCCGCGTCCGGGATCTCCCGGATGGCCTGCCACATGGCCTTGTCCTCCAGCCGCTCGGTCCAGTCCTGCGGCAGCACGGTGCTGTACAGGTCGCGGAACGGCTGGGCCAGGAAGGTCAGGTTGTGGGCGCCGTTGGTCACGTGCCCGATCGGCACCTCATCCTGCTCGGCGCCGGGGTACAGGAAGTTCCACAGCCCGCGCGACACCTCGCCGTGCAGTTCCGAGACGCCGTTGGCCGCGCGGCTCATGCGCAGCGCGAACACGCTCATGCTGAAGCTCGGCACCCAGCGGTTGTCCCAGAACTGTTCCTGGCGCGCCAGCTCGTACAGCTCGTCGCGGGTGGTGGACAGCTGGGCGGCCCACTCGCCCAGGTAGCGGTCGGTCAGGTCGTAGGCATAGGCGTCGTTGCCGGCCGGAACCGGTGTGTGCGTGGTGAACAGGGTGGCGCTGGCCACCGCCTCGGTGGCGGCCCGGAAGTCCAGGCCCGCGGCCACCCGCTCGCGGATGCGCTCCAGCGCCATGAAGGCCGCGTGGCCCTCGTTCATGTGGTACACGCTGGCCGGCACGTTCAGCGCGCGCAGCGCCCGCACCCCGCCGATGCCCAGCAGCAGGTACTGCTGGATGCGCAGCTCCTGGTTGCCGCCGTACAGCCGGGCCGTCAGCTTGCGGTCGTCCTCGCTGTTCTCCGGCACGTCGCTGTCGAGCAGCAGCACCCGGATGCGCCCCACCTGCAGCTGCCACACCCGCAGTGCCACGTCGCGCCCGGCCACCCGCACGCTCACGCGCGCCTCGTCGCCCGACGCGGTGCGGGCCGGACGGATCGGCAGGGTGGTCAGGTCCAGCTCGTCGTAGCGTTCCTGCTGCCAGCCGTCCTTGTTGAACAGCTGGGTGAAGTAGCCCTGGCGGAACAGCATGCCCACCGCCGTGAACGGCAGCCCCAGGTCCGAGGCGCTCTTGCAGTGGTCGCCGGCCAGCACGCCCAGGCCGCCCGAATAGATCGGCAGGCACTCGTGAAAGGCGTACTCCATGCTGAAATAGGCCACGCCGCCCTGCTGCAGCGAGGCCGCGTTGCGGCTGGCCCAGGTGTCCGTCAGGCCCATGTAGGCATCAAAATCCGCCAGCACCGCACGGTAGCGCTCCAGGTAGGCGGGGTCCGCTGCAACCTCGGCCATCCGCTCGGCCGGAACCTCCAGCAGGGTCCGCACCGGGTTGCGTTGGAAGCGCTCCCAAATTACCGGATCCAGTTCCGAGTACAGCTCCTGAGCCCTGGGGGTCCATGACCAGTACAGGTTGTAGGCCAGCTCTTCCAGACGGGCCACAGCCTGGGGCAGGCGCGGCAGCACGGTGACTTTCCCGATAACATTCATCCTTGCCAGCTTACACCACCGTTCACCTTCGGCACATTCTGGGAGTGGGGGCATACGGGCGGGTCACCGTGCAAGCGTGTACGCTGAGCCATGTCCCTCCAGAACATCACGCTGCTGGTGGCCGATGTGGAACGCTCGCGCCGCTTCTACCAGGAGGCGTTCGGGTTGAGCGAGTCGGGCCGCAGCGCGCCCGGCATGGCGCTGCTCAACGCTGGCGGGGTCACGCTGCTGCTGCAGCCGGCCGGGGCCAGTGCCGCGCCGGTCACGCCGGGCGGGGTGGAACTGGGATTCGCGGTGCCGGACATCGCCCAGGCGCGCGAGCGACTGGCCCGGCTGGGGGTGTGGGTGGGCGAGGGCCAACGGATGGGCTGGGGCGAGGGCTTCGACGCCCGCGACCCGGACGGCCACGCCCTGACGGTGTATCACCAGTTCGGGGACCACAGGTGACGACCCTGGCATTGCTGGTGCGTCAGACGCAAGGCATGCGTCAGACGCTGCTGACGTTCCTGTCCACCCTCCCGCCGGACCTGCTCCGCGAGCGGCGGCCCGGCTTCGGGCAGGGCAGCATCCTGGAGACCCTGACCCATGTCGCAGACTGCTACGGCGGCTGGACCAGCGAGGTCCTGATGGAGGAACCCTGGGCTTTCGCAGAGGGTGTGGAGCCCACCCTGGACGCCCTGCGCACGCGCTTTGAACGGGTGGACGCCCTGCTCGCACGGGCCTTGCAGAGCACCCGGCTGGAGGCGGGCGAGTGGACCCACACCACCCGGCAGGGAGACGCCCTGCTGGTGTCGGGGCCGTGGCTGCTGCTGCACCCGCTGACCCATGAGTTTCACCACAAGGGGCAGGTGGTGGCGCTGGCCCGCGTGCTGGGCCATCCAGTGCCGCCGGACGTGGACCTGGACCTGCCCCCGCCCGGCGGCTGGGGCGGCTAGCCGCTCGGTCTTGACCGCTTCTTGGTGAATGGTCGGCCACGCGGCGACCATTCTCTAGCCTGAAGCCATGCGAATTGTGGTGGTGGGCGGCGTGGCGGCGGGCATGAGCGCGGCCTCGCGGGCGAAGCGGCACGACCCCTCCTCGGAGGTGGTGGTGTTCGAGCGCACCGAGTGGATCAGCTACGGAGCCTGCGGCCTGCCGTATGTGCTGGGCGGGCAGGTGGACGACTTTGCCGCGCTGGAGGCCCGCACCCCGGCCCAGATGCGGGCGCGCGGCATCGGGGTGCGGCTGCGCCACGAGGTGATGGGCGTGGACCCGGTGGCCCGCACCCTCACGGTGCGCGATCTGGCATCCGGGCGCACCGGCCAGGAGCCCTACGATCAGCTGCTGCTCGCCACCGGCGTCAG encodes:
- a CDS encoding ABC transporter ATP-binding protein; this encodes MSVPIDVRHLSVRFGARTVLDNLNFSAAPGELVSLIGASGGGKTTLLRVLAGLQAPAGGEVQLPAPSRVRVMFQEDRLLPWLNVLDNVTLGLGRNAHDHAREVLAEVGLGDRERDYPAQLSGGQRQRVALARALAHRPDLLLLDEPFGALDALTRAGMHRLLERLWQELNFTAVLVTHDIDEALLLSDRVVVLEGGRIAQAAPVPAVRPRVRRDPLLLDLRETLEQHFSAHTTPLQPGSRSSISVATPANPSSR
- a CDS encoding ABC transporter permease subunit; its protein translation is MTVSSEVVQTRRARPLVPRLRTGWSDGLVRWLIPVLLLAVWQLASSLGWLNARVLPAPGAVLTAFWTLIQNGQLEGHFLASLKRAAVGVAIGAGLGFSVGIVNGTLRLPYLLTDSSIQMIRTVPSLALIPLVIVWFGIGEAGKIFLIALATFFPVYINTLHGVRGIDPRLLEMGRVYGVKPAEQFRRIVLPGALPSVLVGLRYALGISWLALVVSESFGASQGIGFLAMDAREFFRTDIIVLAIVIYALIGKAADSLVRVLEHRWLPWRTGGQA
- a CDS encoding aliphatic sulfonate ABC transporter substrate-binding protein, with translation MPRPLVSTLLTASLLTLTSASAVNFNIGYQKGGLPALLKARGILDAAKAQGITFTWSLFTAGPPLLEATSAGAVDFGGVGDAPGVFALAGGADLKYVAVTQSHSDKGEAILVPPGSSIKTVADLKGKRIGVARGSSAHYFLYNALKAAGLKLSDVQVVPLLPPDARPAFEGGNIDAWAIWDPYLTVALQGTQARVLRDHTGLPLSNGYYLTNSRVLKDPEKKRALQYLLNALYDTAGWANHNEAAVVDQLSADLGIPKSVLSVTVKKSLPFNIRSFTALDNRPLQQLGNAFADIGVLPSAPKLGTNTYASLPKFQGLDALKVSGGNK
- a CDS encoding LLM class flavin-dependent oxidoreductase; the encoded protein is MSELDLIAQTPQIYWFIPSSGDGARLGRPSRPASFSYLSGVAQAADTLGFDGVLLPTGGVNEDTLVLASALSSITRQLRFLVALRPGLISPIQAARQTSSLDRISNGRINLNIVTGSGQRDFEGLALDHKDRYALTNEWLTAFRQAFSGEEVNLDGQHLQVVSGKSLVPSVQRPYPPIYFGGSSPEALDVAGEHVDVYLTWGERPAQVAEKLGEVRAAAARRGRKVRFGLRAHIIVRETEEEAWADAERLLEGVSPEAIEAAQKAFAASDSVGQRRMAALHGGSRDSLRIGRNLWAGVGLLRGGAGTAFVGNPENVAAALREYQALGVDTFVLSGYPHLEEAYRTAELLFPVLGKHSPLLQPRQAHEQQAAALEGQRLGRFTSI
- a CDS encoding ABC transporter ATP-binding protein, which translates into the protein MTDDLAVRVSGLTKTYRIHEKEPGLLGSLRSFTHRKFRDVNAVQDISFSLRPGEMVGFLGPNGAGKTTTLKMLSGLLHPSGGQVLVDGFEPRRRQTAFLKGITLVMGQKQQLVWDLPAYDSFLVNQAIYEIPEAQFQATMREYAEVLDLEPILRKQVRKLSLGERMKCELAAALLHRPRVLFLDEPTIGLDVNMQVAVRDFVRLYNERYQATVMLTSHYMADVTALASRILVIDAGRLVFDGDLNALIERGSPDKTVRLQLSRPATEAQLARYGRVLRLDGLDADLQIPRAHVSARAAALLRELEVADLTVEDPPIEQVIGQLFGHGRTEVVHGP
- a CDS encoding ABC transporter permease; translation: MARSRLVTPVSLVKARVLLANGFASMTAYRAEIIIWMLSGTLALVMMLIWMAQASRAAGGEIGGYNGQDFASYFLSVWVTGQLLVAWVAWELDFQIRQGTLSPQLLRPLDPLWVHYFHHLAERIVRLPFMVLLVALFAWLTGAHFSSNPLDYLIFLVLAMVGFTMRFLWEYCTGLLAFWMESSTALSELNWLLYAALGGFFAPLSFYPPLVQDIARWTPFPYMVGLPAQLLAGKATLAQASWGLLVLAGWTVAFWLLRAWMWRSGLRRYGAVGA
- a CDS encoding ABC transporter permease, which gives rise to MRRYLRVTRVFLAATLSAGLEYRINFVAALLSSLGNSAVALLGLSLFYSRSGGGTLGGWSYPQALLVVGFFMLAQGFISVVLQPNLNKIAEAIRTGTMDFTLLKPIDAQWSVSTRNLNLLRLGDVLVGVAILIWALLQLDGVRLGGVLLSALLFFCALMSVYSVWFMLSTTAFWLVKTENITELFNGVFGAARFPVAAFPAPVQLALTFVIPVAFVTTVPAQAVTGSLSPTLGLLAPLIALLLFLGSRLFWRHALASYTSASS
- a CDS encoding cation diffusion facilitator family transporter gives rise to the protein MNRTVRLALWSIVFGLLVLGLKFLAYLLTGSVALYSDALESIINVAAAVAAYIALQVSAKPADANHPYGHTKAEYFSAVVEGVLILLAALSILREAYSNFRHPAELQAPVLGLLINGGASVINLVWAAVLTRAGRTHRSPALLADGKHLYTDVFTSGGVLLGVALVAVTGWTVLDPVIAVLVSLNILWSGWGLMRDSVNGLMDEAAPSEVVARIRETISTHAEGAIEAHDLRTRLAGNVTFIEFHLVVPGHMEVEQAHVICDRIEDQLQHDVEGAVVTIHVEPEGKVKHTGVLVL